One Cellulomonas sp. Y8 DNA segment encodes these proteins:
- a CDS encoding anion permease, whose product MDQDTTGPGPGASATPAPAPEPAPERGAEPAPAAPAAQRLRPVPLVRMAIPLVVGVVLWFVPPPEGVDAPAWHMFAIFVATIVGVIARPLPMGAVTIVGLVATVVTGVLEPAEALSGFSNTTIWLIVVAFFISRGVIKTGLGARLALFFVSRLGRSPLGLAYGLAATDLVLAPATPSNTARAGGIIQPIVRSIASSYGSEPGPTSRRIGSYLTSTAFHVNAVTSAMFLTAMAGNPLAAQLAGDQGVDLSWGTWALAAIVPGLVALVVVPLVVRAVDPPEVRRTPEAAERARTALRALGPLSAGEKVMTGTIVGLLLLWTLGDALLDLSATTTALIGLVVLLLTGVLTWDDVKSETQAWDTLVWFAVLVMMATQLNALGLIPWLSGEMAALVGDMGWQQAFVLLTLVYFATHYLFASNTAHISAMYAAFLATAIMAGAPPVFAALVLGFISSLFASLTHYSCGPAPVLFGSGYVPVVRWWRTGGVVAVVNIAVWMGVGGLWMKAIGLW is encoded by the coding sequence ATGGACCAGGACACCACCGGGCCCGGACCGGGCGCCTCGGCCACCCCCGCACCCGCCCCTGAGCCCGCCCCCGAGCGCGGCGCAGAGCCGGCCCCCGCGGCCCCGGCCGCGCAGCGCCTGCGGCCCGTGCCGCTCGTCCGGATGGCGATCCCGCTCGTCGTCGGCGTCGTCCTGTGGTTCGTGCCGCCGCCGGAGGGCGTGGACGCGCCCGCCTGGCACATGTTCGCGATCTTCGTCGCGACCATCGTCGGCGTCATCGCCCGACCGCTGCCCATGGGTGCGGTGACGATCGTCGGCCTGGTGGCCACGGTCGTCACCGGCGTCCTCGAGCCGGCCGAGGCGCTGTCCGGCTTCTCGAACACCACGATCTGGCTGATCGTCGTCGCGTTCTTCATCTCGCGCGGCGTCATCAAGACCGGGCTCGGCGCCCGGCTCGCGCTGTTCTTCGTGTCGCGGCTGGGCCGCAGCCCTCTCGGCCTCGCGTACGGCCTCGCGGCCACGGACCTGGTGCTCGCCCCGGCCACCCCGTCGAACACCGCGCGCGCCGGCGGCATCATCCAGCCGATCGTCCGGTCGATCGCGTCGTCCTACGGCAGCGAGCCCGGGCCGACCTCCCGCCGGATCGGCTCCTACCTGACCAGCACGGCGTTCCACGTGAACGCCGTGACCTCGGCGATGTTCCTCACCGCGATGGCCGGCAACCCGCTGGCGGCGCAGCTCGCCGGCGACCAGGGCGTCGACCTCTCCTGGGGCACCTGGGCGCTGGCGGCGATCGTCCCCGGTCTCGTCGCGCTGGTCGTCGTCCCGCTCGTGGTGCGCGCCGTCGACCCGCCCGAGGTGCGCCGGACCCCCGAGGCCGCCGAGCGCGCGCGCACGGCGCTGCGCGCGCTCGGGCCGCTGTCCGCGGGGGAGAAGGTGATGACGGGCACGATCGTCGGCCTGCTCCTGCTGTGGACGCTCGGCGACGCGCTGCTCGACCTGTCGGCGACCACGACCGCCCTGATCGGCCTGGTCGTGCTCCTGCTCACCGGGGTGCTGACCTGGGACGACGTGAAGTCCGAGACCCAGGCCTGGGACACGCTGGTCTGGTTCGCGGTGCTGGTGATGATGGCGACCCAGCTCAACGCCCTCGGCCTCATCCCGTGGCTCAGCGGGGAGATGGCCGCCCTGGTCGGCGACATGGGCTGGCAGCAGGCGTTCGTGCTGCTGACCCTCGTCTACTTCGCCACCCACTACCTGTTCGCGTCCAACACGGCGCACATCTCCGCGATGTACGCGGCGTTCCTCGCGACCGCGATCATGGCCGGCGCGCCGCCGGTGTTCGCCGCCCTGGTCCTCGGCTTCATCTCCAGCCTGTTCGCCTCGCTCACGCACTACTCGTGCGGCCCGGCCCCGGTGCTGTTCGGCTCCGGCTACGTCCCGGTCGTGCGGTGGTGGCGCACCGGCGGGGTGGTCGCCGTCGTGAACATCGCCGTCTGGATGGGCGTCGGCGGCCTCTGGATGAAGGCGATCGGCCTGTGGTGA
- a CDS encoding response regulator: MPSADRPSAPGDDLRVLVAHGRPGTAREHVRLVDRVPGFRAVGTAGDGDAALARAVRGGVDLVLLDLALPGRPGLDVCRALHHLRGAPDVLVATAVRDRAAVRAAVRFGAVHYLVTPLRFAALRERLCGYAAYRAAVTARPAVVVDQREVDALLATLRPSAHEHLPKGLAPDSLDRVRTALRAAAGGLTADEAAAATGLARVTARRYLEHLADRGACRRAPRYGGSGRPPLRYVAW; this comes from the coding sequence ATGCCGTCCGCCGACCGCCCCTCCGCCCCCGGTGACGACCTGCGCGTGCTCGTCGCCCACGGCCGCCCCGGCACCGCGCGCGAGCACGTCCGGCTGGTGGACCGGGTCCCCGGCTTCCGCGCCGTCGGCACGGCGGGCGACGGCGACGCCGCGCTCGCCCGGGCCGTGCGCGGCGGGGTGGACCTCGTCCTGCTCGACCTCGCGCTGCCCGGCCGGCCGGGGCTGGACGTGTGCCGGGCGCTGCACCACCTGCGCGGCGCCCCGGACGTGCTGGTGGCCACCGCGGTCCGCGACCGGGCCGCGGTGCGCGCGGCCGTGCGGTTCGGCGCGGTCCACTACCTGGTGACGCCGTTGCGGTTCGCGGCCCTGCGCGAGCGGCTCTGCGGGTACGCCGCGTACCGCGCCGCCGTGACGGCCCGCCCGGCCGTCGTCGTCGACCAGCGCGAGGTGGACGCGCTCCTCGCGACGCTGCGCCCCTCGGCGCACGAGCACCTGCCGAAGGGCCTCGCGCCGGACTCGCTCGACCGGGTGCGCACCGCGCTGCGCGCCGCGGCCGGCGGCCTCACGGCCGACGAGGCGGCCGCGGCGACCGGGCTGGCCCGGGTCACAGCGCGCCGCTACCTGGAGCACCTGGCCGACCGGGGCGCGTGCCGGCGCGCGCCGCGGTACGGCGGCTCGGGACGGCCGCCGCTGCGCTACGTCGCCTGGTGA
- a CDS encoding alpha-amylase family protein, which produces MAAPWVQHAMWWHVYPLGFTGAERALDPGAPVTHRLGHVERWLDYLVDLGLNGLALGPVFASGTHGYDTVDHYRVDPRLGDRADLDRLLAAARDRGVRVLLDGVFNHVGDQHPLFRAALAAGPGSAEADLFRIRWTDDGPDWDCFEGHRSLVTLDHDEPRVVDLVADVMTHWLDAGADGWRLDAAYAVPTAFWARVTERVRAAHPDAYLMGEVIHGDYPAFVAESGLDAVTQYELWKATWSSIAERNFHELVWTLGRHDGFLDHFVPYTFVGNHDVTRITSRVGDATLAGLALAVLATVGGTPAVYYGDEQAYRGVKEDRAGGDDEVRPPYPPTPADLAGPDVAPDGRATHDRHAALLGLRRRHPWLHTARTRVVEVTNTRLAYEARASDGSGTALLVALNLDAGPWALGVPAGASVAAHADPAVSPGTRPGPGSSVDVPGPGWVVLEV; this is translated from the coding sequence ATGGCCGCGCCGTGGGTGCAGCACGCGATGTGGTGGCACGTCTACCCGCTGGGGTTCACGGGCGCCGAGCGCGCCCTCGACCCCGGCGCCCCGGTGACCCACCGGCTCGGGCACGTCGAGCGCTGGCTCGACTACCTGGTCGACCTCGGCCTCAACGGCCTGGCGCTCGGCCCGGTGTTCGCGTCGGGCACGCACGGCTACGACACCGTCGACCACTACCGGGTCGACCCGCGGCTGGGCGACCGCGCGGACCTGGACCGGCTGCTCGCGGCGGCCCGCGACCGCGGCGTGCGGGTGCTGCTGGACGGGGTGTTCAACCACGTCGGCGACCAGCACCCGCTGTTCCGCGCCGCGCTGGCCGCCGGCCCCGGCTCCGCCGAGGCCGACCTGTTCCGGATCCGCTGGACCGACGACGGCCCCGACTGGGACTGCTTCGAGGGGCACCGCTCGCTCGTCACGCTGGACCACGACGAGCCGCGGGTCGTCGACCTGGTCGCCGACGTCATGACGCACTGGCTCGACGCGGGCGCGGACGGGTGGCGGCTGGACGCGGCGTACGCCGTGCCGACGGCGTTCTGGGCGCGGGTGACCGAGCGGGTGCGCGCCGCGCACCCGGACGCCTACCTGATGGGCGAGGTGATCCACGGCGACTACCCGGCGTTCGTCGCGGAGTCCGGCCTGGACGCGGTCACCCAGTACGAGCTGTGGAAGGCGACCTGGTCGTCGATCGCCGAGCGCAACTTCCACGAGCTCGTGTGGACGCTCGGCCGGCACGACGGGTTCCTCGACCACTTCGTGCCGTACACGTTCGTCGGCAACCACGACGTCACCCGGATCACCAGCCGGGTCGGCGACGCGACGCTCGCGGGCCTCGCGCTGGCCGTGCTCGCCACGGTCGGCGGCACCCCGGCCGTCTACTACGGCGACGAGCAGGCCTACCGCGGGGTCAAGGAGGACCGCGCGGGCGGCGACGACGAGGTCCGCCCGCCGTACCCGCCGACGCCGGCCGACCTCGCCGGCCCCGACGTCGCTCCGGACGGCCGGGCCACGCACGACCGGCACGCCGCCCTGCTCGGGCTGCGGCGGCGGCACCCGTGGCTGCACACCGCCCGCACCCGGGTGGTCGAGGTGACGAACACCCGGCTGGCCTACGAGGCGCGGGCGTCCGACGGCTCCGGCACCGCGCTGCTGGTGGCGCTCAACCTGGACGCCGGGCCGTGGGCGCTCGGGGTGCCGGCCGGGGCCTCGGTGGCGGCGCACGCCGATCCGGCCGTCTCGCCCGGGACGCGACCGGGCCCCGGCTCGTCCGTGGACGTCCCGGGGCCCGGCTGGGTCGTGCTCGAGGTCTGA
- the topA gene encoding type I DNA topoisomerase — MSAGRKLVIVESPAKARTIAGYLGDGFDVEASVGHIRDLPQPSELPAEMKKGPFGKFAVDVDNGFAPYYVVDSDKKKKVTELKRLLKDADELYLATDEDREGEAIAWHLLQELKPKVPVKRMVFHEITREAITRALENTRELDDRLVDAQETRRILDRLYGYEVSPVLWRKVRQGLSAGRVQSVATRLVVERERERMAFRAADYWDLTATFAVADADEPSFGARLVQLGERRVAAGRDFGDDGVLKGSGASRPVHLDEGAAQAWVSALDGAGYAVRSLETKPYTRRPAAPFTTSTLQQEASRKLRMSSRQTMRTAQTLYENGYITYMRTDSPNLSTQAIDAARRQASELYGADHVPDAPRVYASKSKGAQEAHEAIRPAGDNFRTPAQVARELSGDQFRLYELIWKRTVASQMADARGSTASVRIAATVPAPELPAGSTAADATTAGAPTDALFAASGTVITFRGFLAAYEEGRDVDRYASDAEGKAAEGAKETRLPQMAEGDPVTESDLTADGHRTSPPPRFTEASLVKALEERGIGRPSTYAATISVIQDRGYVTSRGQALVPSWLAFAVTRLLEENFDRLVDYDFTASMEEDLDAIAAGQKDRVDWLTRFYFGSAAAEGPDGDGLRELVANLGEIDAREVNSIEIGDGITLRVGRYGPYIEESGGEPGPDGNPRRASVPDDLAPDELTAEKARELLETQPEGDLVLGTDPTTGTTIVAKNGRYGPYVTELLPEPELDPGLSAAAKKRALAAAPKPRTGSLLKSQSLQTITLDEALQLLSLPRVVGTDPETGAEITAQNGRYGPYLKKGTDSRTLPSEEAIFTTTLEEALAIYAQPKRGRGATATPPLRELGEDPTSGKPIVVKDGRFGAYVTDGETNRTLPRDTTPESITREQAVELLAEKRASSPKKKPAAKKAAAPRKKAAAKK, encoded by the coding sequence ATGTCCGCAGGTCGCAAGCTGGTCATCGTGGAGTCGCCCGCCAAGGCGCGCACGATCGCCGGGTACCTCGGCGACGGCTTCGACGTCGAGGCCAGCGTCGGTCACATCCGTGACCTGCCGCAGCCCAGCGAGCTGCCCGCGGAGATGAAGAAGGGCCCGTTCGGCAAGTTCGCGGTCGACGTCGACAACGGCTTCGCGCCGTACTACGTCGTCGACTCGGACAAGAAGAAGAAGGTCACGGAGCTCAAGCGGCTGCTGAAGGACGCCGACGAGCTCTACCTCGCCACCGACGAGGACCGCGAGGGCGAGGCCATCGCGTGGCACCTGCTCCAGGAGCTCAAGCCCAAGGTGCCGGTCAAGCGGATGGTGTTCCACGAGATCACCCGCGAGGCCATCACCCGCGCGCTGGAGAACACCCGCGAGCTCGACGACCGCCTGGTGGACGCGCAGGAGACCCGGCGCATCCTCGACCGGCTGTACGGCTACGAGGTCAGCCCGGTCCTGTGGCGCAAGGTCCGGCAGGGCCTGTCCGCCGGCCGCGTGCAGTCCGTGGCGACCCGCCTGGTGGTCGAGCGCGAGCGCGAGCGCATGGCGTTCCGCGCCGCCGACTACTGGGACCTGACCGCGACGTTCGCGGTGGCCGACGCCGACGAGCCGTCGTTCGGCGCCCGCCTGGTGCAGCTCGGCGAGCGGCGCGTGGCCGCGGGCCGCGACTTCGGCGACGACGGCGTGCTCAAGGGCTCCGGCGCGTCCCGCCCGGTGCACCTGGACGAGGGCGCCGCGCAGGCCTGGGTGTCCGCGCTGGACGGCGCCGGCTACGCGGTGCGCTCGCTGGAGACCAAGCCGTACACCCGCCGCCCGGCGGCGCCGTTCACGACGTCGACGCTGCAGCAGGAGGCCAGCCGCAAGCTGCGCATGTCCTCCCGGCAGACGATGCGCACCGCGCAGACGCTGTACGAGAACGGCTACATCACCTACATGCGGACCGACTCGCCCAACCTGAGCACGCAGGCGATCGACGCCGCGCGCCGCCAGGCGTCGGAGCTCTACGGCGCGGACCACGTCCCCGACGCCCCGCGCGTCTACGCGTCCAAGAGCAAGGGCGCGCAGGAGGCGCACGAGGCGATCCGCCCCGCCGGTGACAACTTCCGCACCCCCGCCCAGGTGGCGCGCGAGCTGTCCGGCGACCAGTTCCGGCTGTACGAGCTCATCTGGAAGCGCACCGTCGCCTCGCAGATGGCCGACGCCCGCGGCTCGACCGCCTCGGTCCGGATCGCCGCGACGGTGCCCGCCCCGGAGCTGCCCGCCGGCAGCACCGCGGCCGACGCCACGACCGCCGGAGCGCCGACCGACGCGCTGTTCGCCGCGTCCGGCACCGTCATCACGTTCCGCGGCTTCCTCGCCGCGTACGAGGAGGGCCGGGACGTCGACCGGTACGCCTCCGACGCCGAGGGCAAGGCCGCCGAGGGCGCCAAGGAGACCCGGCTGCCGCAGATGGCCGAGGGCGACCCGGTCACGGAGTCGGACCTCACGGCCGACGGCCACCGCACGTCCCCGCCGCCGCGGTTCACCGAGGCGAGCCTGGTCAAGGCGCTCGAGGAGCGCGGCATCGGCCGCCCGTCGACCTACGCAGCGACGATCTCGGTCATCCAGGACCGCGGCTACGTGACCAGCCGCGGCCAGGCGCTGGTGCCGAGCTGGCTCGCGTTCGCCGTGACCCGGCTGCTCGAGGAGAACTTCGACCGGCTCGTCGACTACGACTTCACCGCCTCGATGGAGGAGGACCTCGACGCAATCGCCGCGGGGCAGAAGGACCGCGTCGACTGGCTGACCCGGTTCTACTTCGGCTCCGCGGCGGCCGAGGGCCCGGATGGCGACGGCCTGCGCGAGCTCGTCGCGAACCTCGGCGAGATCGACGCCCGCGAGGTCAACTCGATCGAGATCGGCGACGGGATCACGCTGCGCGTCGGCCGGTACGGGCCGTACATCGAGGAGTCCGGCGGCGAGCCCGGCCCGGACGGCAACCCGCGCCGCGCGTCGGTGCCGGACGACCTGGCGCCCGACGAGCTGACGGCCGAGAAGGCCCGCGAGCTGCTGGAGACCCAGCCCGAGGGCGACCTCGTGCTCGGCACCGACCCGACGACGGGCACGACGATCGTCGCGAAGAACGGGCGGTACGGGCCCTACGTCACGGAGCTGCTGCCGGAGCCCGAGCTCGACCCGGGCCTGTCGGCGGCGGCGAAGAAGCGCGCGCTCGCGGCGGCGCCCAAGCCGCGCACCGGCTCGCTGCTGAAGTCGCAGTCGCTGCAGACGATCACGCTCGACGAGGCGCTGCAGCTGCTCAGCCTGCCGCGCGTCGTGGGCACGGACCCGGAGACCGGCGCCGAGATCACCGCGCAGAACGGCCGCTACGGCCCGTACCTCAAGAAGGGCACGGACTCCCGCACGCTGCCGTCGGAGGAGGCGATCTTCACCACGACGCTGGAGGAGGCGCTGGCGATCTACGCGCAGCCCAAGCGGGGCCGCGGGGCGACCGCGACGCCGCCGCTGCGCGAGCTCGGCGAGGACCCGACGTCGGGCAAGCCGATCGTGGTGAAGGACGGCCGGTTCGGCGCGTACGTCACCGACGGCGAGACCAACCGGACCCTGCCGCGGGACACGACGCCCGAGTCGATCACCCGCGAGCAGGCCGTCGAGCTGCTGGCGGAGAAGCGCGCGTCGTCGCCCAAGAAGAAGCCGGCTGCCAAGAAGGCCGCGGCGCCCCGCAAGAAGGCGGCCGCCAAGAAGTAG
- a CDS encoding phosphatase PAP2 family protein, with protein MPRPTSAPATPWRAPEAADGGPGRVDPPVRWRTPAGTARRVASALLVALVAVAGIGVTWRVFVGTEHGQAVDQASLDGAHIGQNRLWEVAEPVLDVVSVGFIAAAIVACAVIAFVRRRWGLALVAAGVLAGANVSTRVLKHWVLDRPDLGYGPDFNTLPSGHTTAAASVAAAVLLVVPPRARPWAAVLGGAYAGATGVSTLVGQWHRPSDVVAGLLVVLAWGALACAVLALGVDTATDRRPPTAALRTVPRAGRPARGDGPGTAVAAWLLAAVTALAGGAAAVALRRTWLSDDPVGSTAALLTSYGGGALGIVAVAAASSGALLVLRRSATSGSDRVGPTS; from the coding sequence ATGCCCCGCCCGACCTCCGCCCCGGCGACCCCCTGGCGTGCCCCCGAGGCCGCCGACGGGGGTCCGGGCCGCGTCGACCCGCCGGTCCGCTGGCGCACCCCCGCCGGCACCGCACGCCGGGTCGCGTCGGCCCTGCTGGTGGCGCTGGTCGCCGTCGCGGGCATCGGCGTGACGTGGCGGGTGTTCGTCGGCACCGAGCACGGGCAGGCGGTCGACCAGGCGTCGCTCGACGGCGCCCACATCGGCCAGAACCGGCTCTGGGAGGTCGCCGAGCCGGTGCTGGACGTGGTCTCGGTCGGCTTCATCGCGGCGGCGATCGTCGCGTGCGCGGTGATCGCGTTCGTCCGGCGCCGCTGGGGCCTCGCGCTGGTCGCCGCGGGTGTGCTGGCCGGGGCGAACGTCTCGACCCGCGTCCTCAAGCACTGGGTGCTCGACCGGCCGGACCTCGGCTACGGCCCCGACTTCAACACGCTCCCCAGCGGGCACACGACGGCGGCGGCCTCGGTCGCCGCGGCGGTGCTGCTCGTCGTGCCGCCCCGCGCCCGGCCCTGGGCCGCGGTGCTCGGCGGCGCCTACGCGGGGGCCACGGGCGTCAGCACGCTCGTCGGCCAGTGGCACCGGCCGTCGGACGTCGTGGCGGGCCTGCTGGTCGTGCTGGCGTGGGGCGCGCTCGCGTGCGCGGTGCTGGCGCTCGGCGTCGACACCGCCACCGACCGCCGCCCGCCGACGGCCGCCCTGCGCACCGTCCCGCGCGCCGGCCGGCCCGCCCGTGGGGACGGTCCCGGCACCGCCGTGGCGGCCTGGCTGCTCGCCGCGGTGACGGCCCTCGCCGGGGGCGCCGCCGCGGTCGCGCTGCGCCGCACCTGGCTGTCCGACGACCCGGTCGGGTCCACAGCCGCGCTGCTGACGTCGTACGGTGGCGGGGCGCTGGGCATCGTCGCGGTCGCGGCCGCGTCGTCCGGCGCGCTGCTGGTGCTGCGCCGGTCCGCCACCTCGGGGTCGGACCGGGTGGGACCGACGTCGTAG
- a CDS encoding VOC family protein has translation MLDLSESFSGYSVADVPAARAFYADVLGLDAEERDGMLLLHLAGRDVLLYPKGEAHVPASFTVLNFPVADVPAAVAELRGRGVRFERYEGAPTQTDEDGVFRGGGPLIAWFTDPSGNVLSVIERD, from the coding sequence ATGCTCGACCTCAGCGAGTCCTTCAGCGGCTACTCGGTGGCGGACGTGCCCGCTGCCCGCGCCTTCTACGCCGACGTGCTCGGCCTCGACGCCGAGGAGCGCGACGGGATGCTGCTCCTGCACCTCGCGGGCCGGGACGTGCTGCTCTACCCCAAGGGCGAGGCGCACGTCCCCGCCTCGTTCACCGTGCTGAACTTCCCGGTCGCCGACGTCCCGGCCGCCGTGGCGGAGCTGCGCGGCCGCGGCGTGCGGTTCGAGCGGTACGAGGGCGCGCCGACGCAGACCGACGAGGACGGCGTCTTCCGGGGCGGCGGCCCCCTCATCGCCTGGTTCACCGACCCGTCGGGGAACGTGCTGTCCGTGATCGAGCGCGACTGA
- a CDS encoding response regulator transcription factor: MTTSTLQRDALTRPDGQPVRALVVDDEATLAELLSTALRYEGWQVEHALTGQAAIKQARSLEPDVILLDVMLPDLSGLEVLRRIRATHPHVPVLFLTAKDAVEDRIAGLTAGGDDYVTKPFSLEEVVARLRALLRRAGAVSEREEAVLVVGDLRMDEDAHEVSRGGDDIRLTATEFELLRYFMRNPKRVLSKAQILDRVWQYDFGGQANIVELYVSYLRRKIDKGRTPMLHTLRGVGYVLKPAA; the protein is encoded by the coding sequence ATGACCACCTCCACGCTCCAGCGCGACGCCCTCACCCGCCCGGACGGCCAGCCGGTGCGGGCCCTCGTCGTCGACGACGAGGCCACCCTGGCCGAGCTGCTCTCCACCGCGCTCCGGTACGAGGGCTGGCAGGTCGAGCACGCCCTCACGGGCCAGGCCGCCATCAAGCAGGCCCGGTCCCTCGAGCCGGACGTGATCCTGCTCGACGTGATGCTCCCCGACCTGTCGGGCCTGGAGGTGCTGCGCCGCATCCGCGCCACCCACCCGCACGTCCCGGTGCTGTTCCTCACCGCGAAGGACGCCGTCGAGGACCGGATCGCCGGCCTGACCGCGGGCGGCGACGACTACGTCACCAAGCCGTTCAGCCTGGAGGAGGTCGTCGCCCGGCTGCGCGCCCTGCTGCGCCGCGCCGGCGCCGTCTCGGAGCGCGAGGAGGCCGTGCTGGTCGTCGGCGACCTGCGGATGGACGAGGACGCGCACGAGGTCAGCCGCGGCGGCGACGACATCCGGCTGACCGCGACCGAGTTCGAGCTGCTCCGCTACTTCATGCGCAACCCCAAGCGCGTGCTGTCGAAGGCGCAGATCCTCGACCGCGTCTGGCAGTACGACTTCGGCGGCCAGGCCAACATCGTCGAGCTGTACGTCTCCTACCTGCGCCGGAAGATCGACAAGGGCCGGACGCCGATGCTGCACACCCTGCGCGGCGTCGGGTACGTGCTCAAGCCCGCGGCGTGA
- a CDS encoding cell wall metabolism sensor histidine kinase WalK, whose product MRAARPARSRWTLRRRLVAVVVALLATVAAVMGLVSTLALRSSLMTQVDQRLEDASRRAAAAPDRLDRGAVPGQLPSGAPTAGADDGSGDGSQAGDGQQGGGSIPPAFGLPGQDVGTVSVFETADGTPVAGYLDASGDVQGLTDEQLAVLLAVEPGQDPGTVELPDLGSYRAIAVESDNGSTSVTAVPLAGITSTVDDYVVVEVVVAVLGLLVAAAIATVLVRRELRPLDRVAATATRVSEMPLSRGEVDIRERVPDEDTDPGTEVGQVGSALNRMLGHVESALTARHESETQVRRFVADASHELRTPLASIRGYAELVQRLPGDLPDDVVRAMGRVESEARRMTTLVEDMLLLARLDAGRDLDLEEVDLAALAVDAVADAHAAGPDHAWRLDLGALQGGDAGPDGAEEDGAEDDGAEEDGAEDDGAEPALVVGDEHRLRQVLVNLLSNARVHTPVGTTVVVAVAREGDRAVLRVRDDGPGIAEPLRSRLFERFARGDASRNRAAGSTGLGLAIVQAVVTAHGGTIGVDGTPGATTFTVRLPLATAPDALPAGTAGTPAVD is encoded by the coding sequence GTGAGGGCCGCCCGGCCCGCGCGGTCCCGGTGGACGCTGCGCCGGCGGCTGGTGGCGGTCGTCGTCGCGCTGCTGGCGACCGTCGCCGCCGTCATGGGCCTGGTGTCGACCCTCGCGCTGCGCAGCTCGCTGATGACGCAGGTCGACCAGCGGCTGGAGGACGCGAGCCGCCGGGCCGCGGCCGCGCCCGACCGGCTCGACCGCGGGGCGGTGCCCGGTCAGCTGCCGTCGGGGGCGCCGACGGCGGGGGCCGACGACGGGTCGGGAGACGGGTCGCAGGCCGGCGACGGGCAGCAGGGCGGCGGCAGCATCCCGCCCGCGTTCGGGCTGCCGGGCCAGGACGTCGGCACGGTGAGCGTGTTCGAGACCGCGGACGGCACGCCGGTCGCCGGCTACCTGGACGCCTCCGGCGACGTGCAGGGCCTGACCGACGAGCAGCTGGCCGTGCTGCTCGCGGTCGAGCCGGGCCAGGACCCCGGCACGGTGGAGCTCCCGGACCTGGGCAGCTACCGCGCGATCGCCGTCGAGTCCGACAACGGCAGCACCTCGGTCACCGCCGTCCCGCTGGCGGGGATCACGTCGACCGTCGACGACTACGTCGTGGTCGAGGTCGTCGTCGCCGTGCTCGGTCTGCTGGTCGCCGCCGCGATCGCCACCGTGCTGGTGCGCCGGGAGCTGCGCCCCCTGGACCGGGTCGCCGCGACCGCGACCCGGGTGTCCGAGATGCCGCTGTCCCGCGGGGAGGTCGACATCCGGGAGCGGGTGCCGGACGAGGACACCGACCCGGGCACGGAGGTCGGGCAGGTGGGGTCGGCGCTCAACCGGATGCTCGGCCACGTCGAGTCCGCGCTCACCGCCCGGCACGAGTCCGAGACGCAGGTGCGCCGGTTCGTCGCCGACGCCAGCCACGAGCTGCGCACCCCGCTGGCCTCGATCCGCGGCTACGCCGAGCTCGTGCAGCGGCTGCCCGGTGACCTGCCCGACGACGTCGTGCGCGCGATGGGCCGCGTCGAGTCGGAGGCCCGCCGGATGACCACGCTGGTCGAGGACATGCTGCTGCTCGCGCGGCTGGACGCCGGGCGGGACCTCGACCTCGAGGAGGTCGACCTGGCCGCGCTCGCCGTCGACGCGGTCGCCGACGCGCACGCGGCGGGCCCGGACCACGCCTGGCGGCTCGACCTCGGCGCGCTGCAGGGCGGGGACGCCGGACCCGACGGAGCGGAGGAGGACGGGGCGGAGGACGACGGAGCGGAGGAGGACGGGGCGGAGGACGACGGGGCGGAGCCCGCGCTGGTGGTCGGCGACGAGCACCGGCTCCGGCAGGTCCTGGTCAACCTGCTGTCGAACGCGCGCGTGCACACCCCGGTCGGCACGACCGTGGTGGTGGCCGTCGCGCGGGAGGGCGACCGCGCGGTGCTGCGGGTCCGGGACGACGGACCCGGCATCGCGGAGCCGCTGCGGTCACGGCTGTTCGAGCGGTTCGCCCGCGGCGACGCGTCCCGGAACCGCGCCGCGGGGTCCACGGGCCTCGGGCTGGCGATCGTGCAGGCGGTGGTCACGGCGCACGGCGGCACGATCGGCGTCGACGGCACCCCCGGGGCGACCACGTTCACGGTGCGCCTGCCGCTCGCGACCGCGCCGGACGCGCTGCCCGCGGGAACCGCGGGGACCCCGGCGGTGGACTGA